The following are encoded together in the Anopheles nili chromosome 3, idAnoNiliSN_F5_01, whole genome shotgun sequence genome:
- the LOC128724870 gene encoding carboxylic ester hydrolase-like, which yields MYFVLYCVILPVAVLAIDRVVPAVTNVKVTIKNGPLVGEIRNGHFAFEGIPYAKPPIGDRRFAASELFDERWHEPRNATRVGPVCLQWCHLKPGDDKLDGSEDCLFLNVYTPILEAEEVLPTIVHLHGGAFMYGGGGYFRPNFLIQKRLILVTVNYRLGPLGFLSTEDDVIAGNYGLKDQVTALQWVQKNIKYFGGDAGKVTLSGFSAGSASVHLHYLSPLSRGLFRNAIGHSGSAFNPWVMVEGAAEKTKLIASGVGCPTEASSKELLNCLRQRSAEELVRQVPKLQDFLYNPFSPLGVVVEKRGKFNPYPFLSEHPHVLTRAGMFAKKPILLSVTGAEGLYPAAEFFSNTSYIQQINDRWNELLPSILDYKYSVRDVHIRNALSEVIRTYYLGTNALSEQTFPQFVRIISNRLFFAGVTSLAKMMQPHIPVYVYFDQYKTTFGLSEALSGTDEFLGVPHGEDILLIYPSSLRDKHKYTTEELLMASRFCDLYESFAHGLQPRFGLQELPAQQDATRLTYLLIEHPNSTIITSEYLSDEPFWNILDFNETPACHTVDAQTSDVQF from the exons CCCCTTGTAGGGGAGATACGGAATGGCCATTTTGCCTTCGAAGGCATACCATACGCTAAGCCACCGATAGGCGATCGCCGGTTTGCTGCGTCCGAACTGTTCGATGAACGATGGCACGAGCCCCGTAATGCTACCCGTGTCGGTCCCGTTTGTTTACAGTGGTGCCACCTAAAACCCGGCGACGACAAATTGGACGGTTCCGAGGACTGTCTCTTTCTGAATGTGTACACTCCAATTCTGGAAGCCGAAGAAGTATTACCAACGATTGTTCACCTGCATGGCGGTGCGTTCATGTACGGCGGTGGAGGATATTTTAGGCCGAATTTTTTAATCCAAAAACGGTTGATACTGGTCACGGTGAACTATCGACTGGGTCCGCTCGGCTTTCTCAGCACCGAGGACGATGTGATCGCAGGCAATTACGGACTGAAAGATCAGGTGACGGCGCTGCAGTGGGTACAGAAAAACATCAAGTATTTCGGAGGGGACGCAGGCAAAGTCACGCTGTCTGGGTTTTCCGCTGGATCGGCTAGCGTGCATCTGCACTACCTATCGCCCCTTTCGAGAGGACTCTTCCGGAACGCCATTGGTCACAGTGGATCGGCGTTTAACCCGTGGGTTATGGTGGAAGGTGCTGCTGAGAAAACGAAACTGATCGCTTCCGGTGTGGGCTGTCCGACCGAGGCAAGCAGTAAGGAACTGCTGAATTGTTTAAGGCAGCGCTCAGCCGAAGAGCTAGTGCGCCAGGTACCGAAGCTACAGGATTTTTTATACAATCCTTTCTCACCTTTGGGTGTTGTGGTCGAGAAGCGAGGCAAATTCAATCCTTACCCCTTCCTATCAGAACATCCACACGTTTTGACACGCGCTGgaatgtttgccaaaaaaccGATCCTGCTGTCAGTGACCGGGGCCGAGGGTCTCTATCCCGCAGCTGAATTTTTCAGCAATACAAGCTACATCCAGCAGATTAACGATCGATGGAACGAGCTATTACCAAGCATTCTGGATTATAAGTATAGTGTCCGGGATGTTCACATAAGAAACGCGCTCTCCGAAGTGATTAGAACATACTATTTAGGAACAAACGCGCTCAGTGAGCAAACTTTTCCTCAATTCGTTCGA ATAATTTCTAACCGCCTGTTCTTTGCCGGCGTCACATCGTTGGCAAAGATGATGCAACCGCACATTCCGGTCTACGTTTACTTCGACCAGTACAAAACCACGTTCGGACTGTCGGAAGCGCTATCGGGAACTGATGAGTTTCTCGGAGTTCCTCACGGAGAAGATATTCTGCTCATTTATCCCAGTAGCCTACGGGATAAGCATAAGTACACAACGGAGGAACTGCTCATGGCTTCTAGATTCTGCGATTTATACGAATCATTTGCCCATGGCCTCCAGCCTAGATTCGGCCTGCAGGAGCTGCCAGCACAGCAAGACGCCACAAGACTAACCTACTTGCTTATAGAGCATCCCAACAGCACCATCATTACATCTGAATATTTAAGCGATGAACCGTTTTGGAATATATTGGATTTTAACGAGACGCCAGCTTGCCATACAGTTGACGCACAAACCTCAGACGTCCAATTTTAA